Part of the Vigna angularis cultivar LongXiaoDou No.4 chromosome 1, ASM1680809v1, whole genome shotgun sequence genome, CCACCAcacacataaatataatatatatatatatatatatatatatatatatatttatatatttatatatatcagGAATtcttaaattctaaatttaaacGTCTCAACAATAAAACTCACTTAGTCCAACATCTTTATTCATCATGCACATGTATAAAAAAGTACAAATCATACAAATCAACTTGAGAGATGATTAGGCTACTGCGAAGCATCaccaatttttgaaaaagatgaAGTTCAGGTTGATGAAAGCAGGAAGAAACTAGAGCGAAAACATAGAGAAAGAGAAGGTTCACATACAAATAAGagaatgaaaaatgagaaaaatggGTCTTACAATTTGTTGAGGCAGCGAAAGAAGTTGACAGTTCTGAATATGAGTACGGCACTGCTTGGGGTAAACAGGTAAGCTTTTAAAAAGACTAGTCTTAATTAAAGATAAGATGATTTTATTAGATGAAATCTCaagtcaattttataaaattaaattaaatttaaaatttactttttaacataatattagaatatgatattttttgtttgatgaaaaacaagtatatttatcaaaacaagaaaaaaaagctaatttgttgttgaaaaagtTTACATTTTTTGTTATGAGTGTTAATTTTAGGTGGGTTGGATGTATGAATCAACATTAGAAGATGCACTTACAGGTCTGAAAATCCACACAAGGATGGAGATCAGAAACGTGTTCGCCAGAACTTATACCCATTATGGGTTGCTCACCTCAGGATATCATAAGTGTAATGAGCCAACAAAAGAGATGGGCCTCAGGGTTGCTTGATATTCTCCTAAGCAAACACTGTCCAGTTTTTGGAACCCTGTTTGGTAAGCTCCAATTCGCAGTGCTTGGGCTATTTTTGGGTACTCACTTgataatatgaatattttataactaagattttaaaacattaatattataacttgacTTAAATTATTCATTGTCTAGATGTTTAATGACACGTCTCTAATGGAGCAACATGTCATAAattgtttttgcttaagttttgaagagagaaaaatctGTGAGAAGATTTTGTCCTCTCTTTTGGAGCGTGAACGCTGCAGGGGAGATAGTTTGATCCCCCTtcgttacatttttttttgttgttgaatggGAGAATGATAGAGAAGGATTGGTTCTTTTATAGTTTGCACTTTGCATGGTTTGGTGAGAGAAAACTTTGTTGGTCATTGGTGCATGTGAGTGGTTGgttgtttattttatgtttttgtgcaTGAGTAGAGCACGTAAATATGGGAAGAGGGGAGAGTTGTGTTTTATTATTCCTTATTTCTCTTGGCTGTTTTTTTTGAGTAGAGAGAGAAGGGTCTAACGTTTTCCTTCTTTTAGAAACGTAAATCCCTGCATGGTTATATCTAATTCTTTGTTTCAACTTTGGGGGTGGGGACTCTTTGGCCGTGGGTGGTGATACTTCAGGGAAGGGTTTTCTTTTCAACCTTTTATTTCAAGTATAAGCGTTATGGGTGCACGTTTTAATACGCTTAAAAACCAACTTTTACAACCATTAAAGTGTAGTTACTAAGGAAAGGAACCAAGGTTAGTTTTATCATGTGATTTTCGGGCAACTAAAGTGGACAAGGTAGACTATAGTAGATCGTAAGGTTAGCTGAGATTTAAGTGAATGAATTCTTTTTCTTGTCATTATCATGTATGTCTTTGTAAGATGTCCAAGATCCTATCAATGAAGCTATCATAGTTCATAGTAAGGAAGAAGACAATTTTTTTGGCAAAAAAATATGAGAGGAGAAAACAACCTACTTCGACTCTAGAACAAGAAAAACTGTTTAATATAGAGGTGAGATCCCTGCAGTGGGGAAGGGGTATTACTAAGTATTTACCCATTagattggaaaaggaaaaaagataaTGTGCTGGATGTGGTATTTCTCTTTATGCTTACACTAACAATCTCTCTCATAAGCACAAAAGCTTTATTGTTATCATTGATGTCACATAAATTCTTACAACAATTTAGAAGGCCATGAAATTTGAACACTAGAATTAAGTCATGAAAGAGATGGATGCACTACTTAAAGAATTAACTTGAGAGATTATTGATAAACCAAAAAACAAGAAGATAGTAAGGtgtacactacaagaaaaatgcaTTTTACCTACTAATATTTACATTCAAATTTTGATCCATAAGTAATAGGTACTCTATacgaatttttaaaaatagattatatgtgaatttttatttatctttcctAATGTAAAATTCGTATGTAAGCATTTAAAATTGGTAtgtaatctaaaaaaattacttaccAATTTtgcatacatttttaaaattaattattagaaaataaaattaaaacttgaaactttttttctctcccgCTACATAAAAAAACCAACTGCTTATAAAAACCCTCTTCTTCCTCCCTTGTTTAGACCTCTCAAATTCGTTCTTCACGAGTCTTTCTGAGCACAATTTTCCCTCTCTCTGGTACCATCTTGCTTTCTCTTGTACAAGTTTTTTTGATGATTCTGCTGCTTGGATAAGCCTTTTTATCCATCTAGGTCTTCTGTTTTTCGTTCTTGTGTCTTTATTCTCGAAAATCTCGTGTTTCTTGATCTTTTTACACAGGgttctgaaaaagaaaatgttatttatttttgttgggaATTTGTGTACcttttttatcctttaaatcCGTTTCCCTGTCATTGTTAGGGGTTGTTGATTTCATTTTTCAGTATGGTTCTTTACACTTAATCACTTTGGTCCGATTTTTTTGCTCTATCATTAACATGTAGTTTTAGTCAAGTTATAAATAAGGTTTCTTGAAAAAATTAGTGCTTTTTTGATAAGtgatttaagaattttatatttgggtTTCTTTTGCTTGTTGAGGAACATATACAGTGATTGAATAGCATTTGATTCTCTTTGCAGGGAAAACCCCCTTTAATGATGACATTGAAGCCACTAAGAAATCATCATTTACATCGTATGCTTTTCAATCAGGCAACCGGAACaggtataataaataatttccgCGATTCAGGCAGATTAGAGAATCAATATGTTCAAGAACTGGAGAGTTATGTTGTTTACAAGGCTGAAAAAACCACAAATTCAGTCAACAATTGTTTGAAGATTGCAGAGAATATAAGAGAGGATGCACCAAAACACTAGTCACCCTTCATCAACAGGGTGAACAAATTACTAGGAGTCACCGTGTTGCTGTTGACATTGACCACGATTTAAGTCGGGTATCAATCTTCTTCATGCTATTTTACCTTGCTGAAAATATTGTGATGTTATGAAACCCCTTTTGAATTCAAATAGCATTCTGCTCTAAATctgactaaatatttttttaagggGAAAAGCTCCTGGGAAGCCTTGGTGGCCTCCAAAACTTGGAAACGAAAGAAGGCACTAGCAATAACAGGCCCAGTTACTGTTGGAGGTTAATGTCTTCTCTGCATAGTCATAAttgatgattaaaaaaatatgtttttctccATTATTGATGATTAGCAAAAGTCTTATTGTTTTTCTCCATCATTGATGATTAACAAAAGTCTTAAACTTTTTACCACTGttgagtaatttattttaaggtttttctctttattttttagtaattgtttaattatattatataatgtaAAGTAACAGTAAAATGTGGTTTAATTCTGATTGTGATACAATGATATAATATTAAGTCACTTTaattctatatataaataatctAGGATATATTTTGGTTGGGTTTCTAATTTGTAGATATTAGTTAGAATCTATAAACTTGCTTGGGTTATGTTATATTTGGATGTAGtgtttttatttgcttttcttAAATATACGTACGTAGcttaaatatgattttcatAAAGAAAATCTACTTTGATGGTTTGAT contains:
- the LOC108342298 gene encoding uncharacterized protein LOC108342298, yielding MMTLKPLRNHHLHRMLFNQATGTDCREYKRGCTKTLVTLHQQGEQITRSHRVAVDIDHDLSRGKSSWEALVASKTWKRKKALAITGPVTVGVPTSLYLKSRCCSLLHVVVLSASQVTLTPLATLLFNDVPFFFFKFYIR